In the genome of Variibacter gotjawalensis, one region contains:
- the ssuD gene encoding FMNH2-dependent alkanesulfonate monooxygenase, with the protein MSIVKATSANVLWFLPTHGDGRYLGTSVGARPVDLNYLRQIAQAADDLGYFGVLLPTGRSCEDSWVVASALASVTQRLRFLVAVRPGLLSPTLAARMTATLDRISNGRLLINVVTGGDPVENAGDGVFLSHDERYEVTNEFLAIYNGLLSGEIVNYAGKHLRVEDGRLLFPAYQKPRPPLYFGGSSPAATDVAAATIDKYLTWGEPPAQVAEKLGVVAAAAREKGRQVSFGIRLHVIVRETNAEAWRAADELISHVSDDTIAAAQKTFSRMDSVGQKRMQELHGGRRDKLEVSPNLWAGVGLVRGGAGTALVGDPETVAARIKEYMSIGIDTFILSGYPHLEEAYRFAELVFPLLPLGHRSNVVDFPHANNGPFGETIANDRLPQRQTASRS; encoded by the coding sequence ATGAGCATCGTGAAAGCAACATCCGCCAACGTTCTCTGGTTTCTGCCGACGCATGGCGATGGGCGTTATCTCGGAACATCTGTCGGTGCGCGTCCGGTCGATCTAAATTATCTGCGTCAGATCGCGCAGGCGGCGGACGATCTCGGCTACTTCGGCGTGCTGCTGCCGACGGGGCGAAGCTGCGAGGACTCGTGGGTCGTCGCCTCCGCGCTGGCGTCGGTTACGCAGCGGCTCCGTTTCCTCGTCGCGGTGCGGCCCGGATTGCTGTCGCCGACACTGGCGGCACGCATGACGGCGACGCTCGATCGCATTTCGAACGGGCGTTTGCTGATCAACGTCGTGACGGGCGGCGATCCGGTGGAGAATGCGGGAGATGGGGTATTCCTCTCGCACGACGAACGCTACGAGGTCACCAACGAGTTCCTCGCCATCTACAACGGGCTGCTGTCCGGCGAGATCGTGAATTATGCGGGCAAGCACCTGAGGGTCGAAGATGGCCGCCTGCTGTTTCCCGCCTATCAGAAACCACGGCCGCCGCTCTACTTCGGCGGTTCGTCACCGGCAGCGACCGATGTCGCCGCGGCAACGATCGACAAATACCTCACTTGGGGTGAGCCGCCCGCGCAGGTGGCCGAGAAGCTCGGCGTCGTTGCGGCGGCGGCGCGCGAGAAGGGCCGCCAAGTCAGCTTCGGTATTCGCCTGCACGTCATCGTGCGCGAGACGAATGCGGAGGCGTGGCGCGCGGCCGACGAACTCATCAGTCATGTCAGCGATGACACGATCGCGGCCGCGCAGAAGACGTTCAGCCGCATGGACTCGGTCGGCCAAAAGCGCATGCAGGAGCTGCATGGCGGGCGGCGCGACAAGCTCGAAGTGAGCCCCAATCTGTGGGCCGGTGTCGGGCTCGTACGCGGCGGCGCCGGGACGGCGCTCGTCGGCGATCCCGAAACGGTTGCGGCGCGCATCAAGGAATACATGAGCATCGGCATCGATACCTTCATCCTTTCGGGTTATCCGCATCTCGAAGAAGCCTATCGCTTCGCCGAACTCGTGTTCCCGCTGCTGCCGCTTGGCCATCGCAGCAACGTCGTCGATTTTCCGCACGCGAATAACGGGCCGTTCGGCGAGACGATCGCGAACGACCGTCTGCCGCAGCGGCAGACCGCGTCGCGCTCGTGA
- a CDS encoding sulfonate ABC transporter substrate-binding protein, with the protein MNIFSALKTLALSALIAGAPLTIASAQDKVVRVGFQKYGNVILLKGKGSLEKKLAPLGYRVEWKEFPSGPPLIEALNVGAIDFGHTGESPPIFGQAAGAPFVYVAHEPPAPKGEAILVPKNSPIKTLGELKGKKVALNKGSNVHYLLVRALESAGVKYSEIEPIFLAPADARAAFERGAVDAWVIWDPFQAAAEVATQARTLADGTGLAPNHQFYLAHQKFADTNPQVIDTIVSAIGEIDQWASGNERAVAEELSPGIGIPAPILEIALKRQTYGIKPLDTSVVAEQQKIADTFFALGLLPKPILVSSIVRKAGS; encoded by the coding sequence ATGAACATTTTCTCCGCTCTCAAAACGCTTGCGCTATCGGCGCTGATCGCCGGTGCGCCGCTGACGATCGCGTCGGCGCAAGACAAGGTCGTGCGCGTCGGCTTTCAGAAATACGGCAACGTCATTCTGTTGAAGGGGAAGGGCTCGCTCGAGAAGAAGCTCGCGCCGCTCGGCTATCGCGTCGAGTGGAAGGAGTTTCCGTCAGGACCGCCGCTGATCGAAGCGCTGAATGTCGGCGCGATCGATTTCGGGCACACGGGCGAATCGCCGCCGATCTTCGGGCAGGCCGCCGGCGCGCCGTTCGTCTACGTCGCGCATGAACCGCCGGCGCCGAAAGGCGAGGCGATCCTCGTGCCGAAGAATAGCCCGATCAAGACACTCGGCGAATTGAAGGGCAAGAAGGTCGCGCTCAACAAGGGTTCGAACGTCCACTATCTCCTTGTGCGCGCGCTCGAAAGCGCGGGCGTCAAGTATTCGGAGATCGAGCCGATCTTCCTCGCGCCGGCCGACGCACGCGCCGCATTCGAGCGCGGCGCGGTCGATGCGTGGGTGATTTGGGATCCCTTCCAGGCGGCGGCAGAAGTCGCAACGCAGGCGCGGACGCTCGCGGATGGCACGGGATTAGCGCCAAACCATCAATTCTATCTCGCGCATCAGAAATTCGCCGATACGAATCCGCAAGTGATTGACACGATCGTCTCGGCCATTGGCGAGATCGATCAGTGGGCGAGCGGTAACGAGCGCGCGGTCGCGGAAGAACTCAGCCCAGGCATCGGTATTCCGGCGCCCATCCTGGAAATCGCGTTGAAGCGCCAGACCTACGGGATCAAGCCGCTCGATACGTCAGTCGTCGCCGAACAGCAGAAGATCGCGGACACGTTCTTCGCGCTCGGTCTGTTGCCGAAGCCGATCTTGGTTTCCTCGATCGTGCGAAAGGCCGGATCATGA
- the ssuC gene encoding aliphatic sulfonate ABC transporter permease SsuC: MASRTNSSAFEGVTQWLLPVAILAIWQALSAVGFIPSRVLPAPSDVVIAGWKLLLSGELPRNMWVSFWRAFAGFLIGGGIGFAFGLANGLSARSEKVFDSTLQMVRNIPHLALIPLVILWFGIDEEAKLFLVALGVFFPIYINTFHGIRTVDPQLIEMGRIYGMTPATLFRRVILPGALPSIFVGLRFALGIMWLTLIVAETISASSGLGYMAMQAREFLLVDIVVLSILIYALLGKLADSVARLLERLSLQWHPAFQTR, translated from the coding sequence ATGGCATCTCGTACGAATAGCAGCGCCTTCGAAGGCGTGACGCAGTGGCTCTTGCCGGTCGCGATTCTCGCGATCTGGCAGGCGTTGTCGGCGGTCGGATTCATTCCGTCGCGCGTTCTGCCGGCGCCGAGCGATGTCGTGATCGCGGGCTGGAAGCTGCTGCTCAGCGGCGAGCTTCCGCGCAACATGTGGGTCAGCTTCTGGCGCGCTTTCGCCGGCTTCCTCATCGGCGGCGGTATCGGCTTCGCGTTCGGTCTCGCCAACGGATTGTCCGCGCGCTCCGAAAAGGTGTTCGACTCGACGCTGCAGATGGTGCGCAACATTCCGCACCTCGCGCTGATCCCGCTGGTGATCCTGTGGTTCGGCATCGACGAAGAGGCGAAGCTCTTCCTCGTCGCGCTCGGTGTGTTCTTCCCGATCTACATCAACACGTTCCACGGCATTCGTACCGTGGACCCGCAGCTGATCGAGATGGGGCGCATCTACGGCATGACACCGGCGACGCTGTTCCGCCGCGTGATCCTGCCGGGCGCGCTGCCCTCGATCTTCGTTGGCTTGCGCTTTGCGCTCGGCATCATGTGGTTGACGCTGATCGTCGCCGAGACGATCTCGGCTTCGTCGGGGCTCGGCTACATGGCGATGCAGGCGCGTGAGTTCCTGCTGGTCGATATCGTCGTGCTTTCGATCTTGATTTACGCGCTGCTCGGCAAACTAGCCGATTCCGTCGCGCGTCTGCTGGAACGGCTTTCGCTCCAGTGGCATCCCGCATTCCAAACGCGCTGA
- the hutI gene encoding imidazolonepropionase: MMRNFSNLPSADGVWTNLRSVEGRDVAIVVENGVIRWTGVVTAIPAEYAAAKKHDGGGALVTPGLIDCHTHLVYGGKRANEFAMRLAGATYEEVSRAGGGIVSSVKATRAASEEELFASGAARLEELLAEGVCAIEIKSGYGLALEHERKQLRVARKLGEAYGVTVRATFLGAHALPPEYAGRSGDYIDLVCNEMMPALAAEGLIDAVDAFCENIAFSVAETERVFQAAQALGLRVKLHAEQLTDQGGAILAARYDALSCDHIEYLSQAGVDAMAKAGCVAVLLPAAFYTLREKQHPPVAALRAAGVPIAVSTDHNPGTSPCLSLLLTMNMACTLFRLTVDEVLAGVTTNAARALDLQDTHGTIAARRPANFLLWNVGEAAELAYWFGQRPVRTIVRQGRIANWR; the protein is encoded by the coding sequence ATGATGCGGAATTTTTCTAACCTCCCGTCGGCTGATGGCGTTTGGACGAACCTCCGTTCGGTCGAGGGACGTGATGTCGCGATCGTCGTCGAGAACGGCGTCATTCGGTGGACCGGGGTGGTCACGGCGATTCCGGCTGAGTATGCGGCTGCGAAGAAGCACGACGGCGGCGGCGCGCTGGTGACGCCGGGGCTCATCGATTGCCACACGCATTTAGTCTACGGAGGGAAGCGCGCCAACGAATTCGCGATGCGGCTCGCAGGCGCGACCTACGAGGAAGTCTCGCGCGCTGGCGGCGGCATCGTCTCGAGCGTCAAGGCGACGCGCGCGGCGAGCGAAGAGGAGTTGTTCGCGAGCGGCGCGGCGCGGCTCGAAGAGCTGCTCGCCGAGGGCGTCTGTGCGATCGAGATCAAGTCCGGCTACGGTCTCGCGCTGGAGCACGAGCGCAAGCAATTGCGCGTCGCGCGCAAGCTCGGCGAAGCTTATGGCGTCACGGTGCGCGCGACGTTTCTCGGTGCGCATGCTTTGCCTCCTGAATATGCGGGGCGTAGCGGCGACTACATCGATCTTGTCTGCAACGAGATGATGCCGGCGCTTGCGGCCGAGGGATTGATCGATGCGGTCGATGCCTTCTGCGAGAATATTGCCTTCTCGGTGGCGGAGACGGAACGCGTGTTTCAAGCAGCACAGGCGTTGGGCTTGCGCGTGAAGCTGCATGCGGAGCAATTGACCGATCAGGGCGGTGCGATCCTCGCGGCGCGTTACGATGCACTCTCGTGCGATCACATCGAGTATCTTTCGCAAGCCGGCGTCGACGCGATGGCGAAGGCCGGATGCGTTGCGGTGCTGCTGCCGGCGGCGTTCTATACGCTGCGTGAAAAGCAGCACCCGCCGGTCGCGGCGCTCCGTGCGGCCGGCGTGCCGATCGCGGTGTCGACCGATCACAATCCGGGGACGTCGCCGTGTCTCAGTTTGCTGCTGACGATGAACATGGCCTGCACACTGTTTCGTTTGACGGTCGATGAAGTGCTCGCCGGTGTTACGACAAACGCGGCGCGCGCACTCGATCTTCAAGATACGCACGGCACGATCGCGGCGCGGCGGCCGGCGAACTTCCTGCTTTGGAATGTCGGCGAAGCGGCGGAACTTGCGTATTGGTTCGGTCAGCGGCCGGTGCGCACGATTGTGCGGCAAGGCCGCATCGCGAATTGGCGTTGA
- a CDS encoding ATP-binding cassette domain-containing protein: MAIATLPFTLLERTEVVRPEPQIHTRQAIGGARVEIGGVKKSFGENEVLRGLSLSIPAGQFVAVIGRSGCGKSTLLRLIADLERPSSGTLSLAGANGGKASTRIVFQEHRLLPWARVVENVEVGLGDTPPAERRATALAMLAEVGLESRANDWPSVLSGGQRQRVALARALASRPQLMALDEPLGALDALTRIEMQSLIERIWLRQGFTAVLVTHDVAEALALADRVVLIDEGRITLDVSVPLERPRRRGSVELAKLEGKILDQLLKKDHDGDETHSHP; the protein is encoded by the coding sequence ATGGCTATCGCGACTCTTCCTTTTACGTTGCTGGAGCGCACCGAGGTCGTGCGCCCAGAACCGCAGATCCATACGCGGCAGGCTATCGGCGGCGCGCGTGTCGAGATCGGCGGCGTCAAGAAATCGTTCGGCGAGAACGAGGTGCTGCGCGGACTGAGTCTCTCGATCCCGGCGGGCCAGTTCGTCGCCGTGATCGGGCGCAGCGGCTGCGGCAAGAGCACGTTGCTACGGCTCATCGCAGATCTCGAACGGCCGAGCAGCGGGACGCTTTCGCTTGCCGGCGCGAACGGCGGCAAAGCGTCGACGCGCATCGTTTTCCAGGAACATCGCCTGCTGCCGTGGGCGCGCGTCGTCGAGAATGTCGAGGTCGGCCTTGGCGACACACCGCCCGCCGAACGCCGCGCGACGGCTCTGGCGATGCTGGCAGAGGTCGGGCTCGAAAGCCGCGCGAACGATTGGCCTTCGGTGCTCTCCGGCGGCCAACGGCAGCGTGTTGCGCTTGCGCGTGCGCTGGCGAGCCGTCCGCAGCTGATGGCGCTCGACGAACCGCTCGGCGCGCTCGACGCTTTGACGCGGATCGAGATGCAGTCGCTGATCGAGCGCATCTGGTTGCGTCAGGGATTCACGGCGGTTCTCGTCACACACGATGTCGCCGAAGCGCTGGCGCTGGCGGATCGCGTCGTGCTCATCGACGAAGGGCGCATAACGCTCGATGTCTCGGTGCCGCTCGAACGTCCGCGCCGCCGCGGCTCCGTGGAGCTCGCAAAGCTTGAGGGCAAAATCCTCGATCAATTGCTGAAGAAGGATCACGATGGTGACGAGACACATTCGCATCCATGA
- the hutU gene encoding urocanate hydratase, with translation MNAPLDPRYGSNRIIRAPRGPEKSCKSWLTEAAFRMIQNNLDPDVAEDPKNLVVYGGIGRAARNWECFDQILASLKALNDDESLLVQSGKPVGVFKTHPDAPRVLIANSNLVPRWANWEHFNELDRKGLFMYGQMTAGSWIYIGSQGIVQGTYETFAEAGRQHYGGSLVGRWILTAGLGGMGGAQPLAATFAGAVSLVVECQQSSIDFRLRTRYIDKQARDLDDAIALIKQHTAAKEAVSIALLGNAAEIFPELVRRAKAGEIKPDLVTDQTSAHDLINGYLPLGWTVAEWKSAQRDPAQHKRLTDEASDACVAHVQAMLDFKTLGIPVVDYGNNIRQVAKDRGLANAFDFPGFVPAYVRPLFCEGKGPFRWVALSGDPEDIYKTDAKIKELFPENKHVHRWLDMARERISFQGLPARICWLGLGERDKAGLAFNEMVKSGELKAPIVIGRDHLDTGSVASPNRETESMRDGTDAVSDWPLLNALLNTSGGATWVSLHHGGGVGMGFSQHCGMVIVADGTDAAAKRLARVLVNDSGSGVMRHADAGYELAIETAKKQHLNLPMINREA, from the coding sequence ATGAACGCGCCGCTCGATCCTCGCTACGGCTCGAACCGCATTATCCGCGCACCGCGCGGACCGGAGAAATCCTGCAAGAGCTGGCTGACCGAAGCCGCCTTCCGGATGATCCAGAACAATCTCGATCCGGATGTCGCCGAGGACCCGAAGAACCTCGTCGTCTACGGCGGCATCGGCCGCGCGGCGCGCAATTGGGAATGCTTCGACCAGATCCTCGCGTCGCTCAAAGCTCTGAACGACGACGAGTCGCTGCTGGTTCAATCCGGCAAGCCAGTCGGCGTGTTCAAGACCCATCCGGATGCGCCACGCGTTCTCATCGCGAACTCCAATCTCGTGCCCCGCTGGGCAAACTGGGAGCATTTCAACGAGCTCGATCGCAAGGGCCTGTTCATGTACGGCCAGATGACGGCCGGAAGTTGGATTTACATCGGCAGCCAAGGGATCGTGCAGGGCACCTACGAGACCTTCGCGGAGGCGGGGCGCCAGCATTACGGCGGCAGTCTCGTCGGGCGTTGGATTTTGACCGCCGGTCTTGGCGGCATGGGCGGCGCACAGCCGCTCGCCGCGACCTTCGCCGGCGCGGTGTCGCTGGTCGTCGAGTGTCAGCAATCGAGCATCGATTTTCGCCTGCGCACGCGATACATCGACAAACAGGCGCGCGATCTCGATGACGCGATTGCGCTGATCAAGCAGCATACGGCCGCGAAGGAAGCGGTCTCGATCGCGTTGCTCGGAAATGCGGCTGAGATTTTCCCAGAGCTGGTGCGGCGCGCGAAGGCGGGCGAAATCAAGCCGGATCTCGTGACCGATCAGACCTCGGCGCATGATCTCATCAACGGCTATCTGCCCCTCGGCTGGACCGTGGCGGAGTGGAAAAGCGCGCAGCGCGACCCCGCGCAGCATAAGCGTTTGACTGACGAGGCTTCCGACGCCTGCGTCGCGCACGTTCAGGCGATGCTGGATTTCAAGACGCTCGGGATTCCTGTCGTCGACTACGGCAACAACATTCGCCAGGTCGCGAAGGATCGCGGCCTCGCCAACGCGTTCGATTTTCCGGGCTTCGTGCCGGCCTACGTGCGGCCGCTGTTTTGCGAGGGCAAGGGCCCGTTCCGCTGGGTCGCGCTCTCGGGCGATCCGGAGGACATTTATAAGACTGACGCGAAGATCAAAGAGTTGTTCCCCGAGAACAAGCATGTGCATCGCTGGCTCGACATGGCGCGCGAGCGCATCAGTTTCCAAGGGCTTCCGGCGCGCATCTGCTGGCTCGGCCTCGGCGAGCGCGACAAAGCCGGCCTCGCCTTCAACGAGATGGTAAAGTCGGGCGAACTCAAAGCGCCGATCGTGATCGGCCGCGACCATCTCGATACGGGGTCAGTTGCCAGCCCGAACCGCGAGACGGAGTCGATGCGCGACGGGACGGACGCGGTGAGCGACTGGCCGCTACTCAACGCGCTGCTCAACACATCGGGCGGCGCGACGTGGGTCAGCCTGCATCACGGCGGCGGCGTCGGCATGGGCTTCTCGCAGCACTGCGGCATGGTGATCGTCGCGGACGGCACGGATGCGGCTGCGAAGCGCCTTGCCCGCGTCCTGGTCAACGACTCCGGATCGGGCGTGATGCGTCACGCTGATGCGGGCTACGAGCTCGCGATCGAGACCGCGAAGAAGCAACACCTCAATCTGCCAATGATCAATCGCGAGGCTTGA
- a CDS encoding HutD/Ves family protein translates to MEAFSIETLPATPWRNGGGVTREIAVSPPGAGFGDFLWRVSLATVAADGPFSVFAGIDRQIMLIEGEGLQLRSDDGAIDHRLDTPHEPFSFSGDVAIHGTLIAGKTLDFNVMSRRGFGTPELRVETETTTLKVAPCGVLLCLAGGWDVAGHELRKGDGLRWIDAPVARRLVPDGSDAAIAVATWRPIGD, encoded by the coding sequence GTGGAAGCGTTCTCGATCGAGACGTTGCCTGCAACGCCGTGGAGGAACGGCGGCGGGGTAACGCGCGAGATTGCGGTGTCGCCGCCCGGCGCCGGGTTCGGCGATTTTCTGTGGCGTGTCAGTCTCGCGACGGTTGCGGCGGATGGGCCGTTCTCGGTGTTCGCCGGAATCGATCGGCAGATCATGTTGATCGAGGGCGAGGGCCTGCAGTTGCGCTCGGATGATGGAGCCATCGATCATCGGCTCGACACGCCGCATGAGCCGTTTTCGTTCAGCGGAGACGTCGCGATCCACGGAACGTTGATCGCAGGCAAGACGCTCGACTTCAACGTGATGAGTCGGCGTGGTTTCGGTACGCCGGAGCTGCGGGTCGAGACCGAGACGACGACGCTGAAGGTTGCACCCTGCGGTGTGCTGCTGTGCCTTGCGGGCGGCTGGGATGTTGCGGGGCATGAGTTGCGCAAGGGTGACGGCCTGCGTTGGATCGATGCGCCGGTGGCGCGGCGACTCGTGCCAGATGGCTCCGACGCGGCGATTGCGGTGGCGACTTGGCGACCGATCGGAGACTAG
- a CDS encoding MdtA/MuxA family multidrug efflux RND transporter periplasmic adaptor subunit has translation MDQTTNPKPQAPHPDAMPRQDPADNPALKRKSGRGVFLTLLLLVLVVGGIYWWTTNYQTAQAPERGRRGGGPMSIVPQTVAKGDVNINIDALGTVTSLATVVVRTQVSGQLITVAFKEGQEVKKGELLAEIDPRPYEAALAQAKGQLARDEALLKGAQVDLERYKGLAAQNAIPRQTLDTQTALVAQYQGTVASDQAQVRAAEVNLAFTRITAPSDGRIGLRIVDQGNYVTPGDTNGLVVITQLLPISVMFTVPEDNLQAIAKRLREGAKLPVTAFDRGARRKIADGTLETFDSQIDATTGTIKLRANFTNEQRTLYPNQFVNIRLLVDTHKDAVVMPTAGVQRGVPGTFVYIVNDNNTVSVRKVTLGATEGDKVEVLDGLKPGDKIVVDGADRLRDGAAINVRSEADQNVTPAAPRQRGNGEGRRRREDARGQRETPEDTAPPPAATDQPAQPGPGGQPAPAGQPAPAGQPAPSGQPAPSGQPAPSGQPAPSGQPAAPR, from the coding sequence ATGGACCAGACCACGAATCCGAAACCGCAGGCGCCGCATCCCGATGCGATGCCGCGGCAAGACCCGGCCGACAACCCCGCGCTGAAGCGCAAGTCGGGCCGCGGGGTCTTTTTGACCCTGTTGCTCTTGGTCCTGGTCGTTGGCGGCATTTACTGGTGGACCACCAACTACCAAACCGCTCAAGCGCCGGAACGCGGCCGCCGCGGCGGCGGCCCGATGTCAATCGTTCCGCAGACCGTCGCCAAGGGTGACGTCAACATCAACATCGACGCGCTTGGCACGGTCACCTCACTCGCGACCGTTGTCGTCCGCACGCAGGTCAGCGGCCAGCTCATCACAGTCGCCTTCAAGGAAGGCCAGGAGGTCAAGAAGGGCGAACTTCTCGCCGAGATCGACCCACGCCCCTACGAGGCCGCGCTCGCGCAAGCCAAAGGCCAGCTCGCGCGCGATGAAGCTTTGCTGAAAGGCGCGCAGGTCGACCTCGAACGCTACAAGGGTCTCGCCGCGCAAAACGCAATCCCGCGCCAAACGCTCGACACGCAAACCGCTCTCGTCGCGCAATATCAAGGCACGGTCGCCTCCGATCAGGCGCAGGTCCGCGCCGCAGAGGTCAATCTCGCCTTCACGCGGATCACGGCACCGAGCGATGGCCGCATCGGCCTCCGCATCGTCGACCAGGGCAACTACGTGACGCCAGGCGACACCAACGGCCTTGTCGTTATCACGCAGCTGCTGCCGATCAGCGTCATGTTCACGGTGCCGGAAGACAATCTGCAGGCGATCGCCAAGCGTTTGCGCGAAGGCGCGAAGCTCCCCGTCACCGCCTTCGATCGCGGCGCACGCCGCAAAATCGCGGATGGCACGCTGGAGACTTTCGACAGCCAGATCGATGCGACCACCGGCACCATCAAGCTGCGCGCGAACTTCACCAACGAACAGCGCACGCTTTATCCGAACCAGTTCGTCAACATCCGCTTGCTGGTCGACACGCACAAAGACGCCGTGGTGATGCCGACCGCAGGGGTGCAACGCGGCGTGCCCGGCACCTTCGTCTACATCGTCAACGACAACAACACGGTCTCGGTTCGCAAGGTGACGCTCGGCGCCACCGAAGGCGACAAGGTCGAAGTGCTGGATGGATTGAAGCCTGGCGACAAGATCGTCGTCGATGGCGCGGATCGCCTGCGCGACGGCGCGGCGATCAACGTCCGCTCCGAAGCCGACCAGAACGTGACCCCGGCCGCACCGCGTCAGCGTGGCAACGGCGAAGGCCGGCGTCGCCGCGAAGACGCACGCGGACAGCGCGAGACGCCGGAAGACACCGCGCCGCCGCCTGCCGCGACTGATCAGCCGGCGCAGCCAGGTCCCGGAGGGCAACCGGCTCCCGCAGGGCAGCCGGCTCCCGCAGGGCAGCCCGCCCCGTCAGGGCAGCCCGCCCCGTCAGGGCAGCCCGCCCCGTCAGGGCAGCCCGCCCCGTCAGGGCAGCCAGCTGCACCGCGATGA